TGCCGAGCATTGAGAGGTCCTTGAGGCAGGGGCGCGGAACGCGCTGCGTAAAGTGGGTTTTGCGGTTCCGTCTTTGCTTGGGCGTGACTTAGGAACGGCCCTCGCCTAAGTCAACGCAGGCGGGCAGACAGGATGATGGGGTTTGCAATATGATGACGATAAGACGGGTGATGCCGACAGGGCTGAGTTTGATACTGTTCAGTGCTGTTCTGGCGGGCTGTTCCGGCACGGATGAATCCGGGACGTCTCTGAATGCTGATCTGCCGACAAGTGCCATACAGCGCGCCGATGATCCAGTTGTGGCGCGGGTCGAAGAGACCGTGATCTACCGGTCCGATGTGGAACGCGCCGCGGTCGCGCAAGGACTGATCGGTCAGGGCGATGCCCTGTCGACGGGTAGCAATGTGTTCAAGGTGACTGTCGACGAACTGATCGATCAGCGCCTGTTGGCACTCGATGCGATCAGCCAGGACTTGATGAAGCAGGAGGAAGCGCAACGGCGACTGGCCGCGGCGCGAGAGCGCATTCTGGGCAATTACCGGATCGAGACCCATCTGGCGGCGACGGTGAACGAGGAAACGATCCGGACCCTTTACGAGGCGCAGAACAATCTCGGCTCACGGGGTGAGGAACGGCGCATCCGCCAGATTGTCGTGGCGGACGAAGAACAGGCCACAAATGTGCTG
This genomic window from Algimonas porphyrae contains:
- a CDS encoding peptidylprolyl isomerase encodes the protein MMTIRRVMPTGLSLILFSAVLAGCSGTDESGTSLNADLPTSAIQRADDPVVARVEETVIYRSDVERAAVAQGLIGQGDALSTGSNVFKVTVDELIDQRLLALDAISQDLMKQEEAQRRLAAARERILGNYRIETHLAATVNEETIRTLYEAQNNLGSRGEERRIRQIVVADEEQATNVLNRLRDEEDFELLAAELSIDAQTSQSGGERGWLSRDMVESGLRDAVFAAPIGGRVGPIKAQDGWVVLEVLDRRIPNQRSFEEMREDIARFMTFEAIDGLMSDLREDAAIERVYESDMAPDASETPDP